The Apium graveolens cultivar Ventura chromosome 11, ASM990537v1, whole genome shotgun sequence genome has a window encoding:
- the LOC141695506 gene encoding uncharacterized protein LOC141695506, with the protein MKSYLKALSLWEAIESDVEPTLLPQNPTVAQIKKRDEEVAREAKALSCLHSAVSEEIFTTIMSCDTPKEAWTKIKEEFEGNQQTKLMQILNLKREFEMMRMKNNEGVKEYGSRLMSIVNQIKLLGGDFSSQRVVDKLLVTLPERYETKISSLEDTKDLSKLTVSELINSLHAVDQRRSMREEEIGGKNEGLLLVKASSSKGTGNKVQCNHCHKMGHEEKDCWYKGKPQCYKCKKYGHLAKNCRFQNDEERMAQLIEGEPLL; encoded by the coding sequence ATGAAATCATATTTGAAAGCTTTGAGTTTGTGGGAAGCAATCGAGAGTGATGTTGAGCCAACCCTTCTTCCACAAAATCCTACAGTAGCCCAAATCAAAAAACGTGATGAAGAAGTGGCTAGAGAAGCAAAGGCACTTTCATGTCTACATTCGGCTGTGTCGGAAGAGATCTTTACAACTATTATGAGTTGTGATACTCCTAAAGAAGCATGGACAAAGATTAAGGAAGAATTTGAAGGCAATCAACAAACCAAACTGATGCAAATTCTGAACCTCAAGAGAGAGTTtgagatgatgagaatgaaaaaTAATGAAGGCGTCAAGGAATATGGGAGTAGGTTGATGTCCATTGTTAACCAAATCAAACTACTTGGTGGAGATTTCTCAAGTCAAAGAGTAGTGGACAAACTTTTAGTGACTCTTCCTGAGAGGTATGAAACTAAAATTTCCTCACTTGAAGATACTAAAGATCTTTCAAAATTAACTGTTTCAGAATTGATCAATTCACTTCACGCTGTGGACCAAAGGAGATCAATGAGGGAGGAAGAAATTGGAGGAAAAAATGAGGGACTGCTATTAGTTAAAGCTTCATCCTCAAAAGGCACAGGTAACAAAGTTCAATGCAACCATTGTCATAAGATGGGACATGAAGAAAAAGACTGCTGGTACAAAGGAAAGCCACAATGCTACAAATGCAAAAAATATGGGCATCTGGCAAAGAATTGTAGATTTCAGAATGATGAAGAAAGGATGGCACAATTGATCGAGGGAGAACCACTCCTTTAG